One stretch of Gouania willdenowi chromosome 16, fGouWil2.1, whole genome shotgun sequence DNA includes these proteins:
- the LOC114478269 gene encoding protein ANTAGONIST OF LIKE HETEROCHROMATIN PROTEIN 1-like yields MERMFLELELIDIEEQILLLKMFMRRRKRRLRRWSVRPLHMSRQRTGEFTTLVQQLRNMDEETQFRYFGVSTGRFDDLLRRIQPLISHQCTHSMPINVAQRLAVTLRILASGGSQQAVAARYKLGSHTVSSIMSEVCKALWTALQPEFLPSPSTSHWKDIAADYWKLWNFPNCVGSVAGKHVTTKGSHSMVLVAACDARYRFTVADVREHGKDNHGGIFKDSKFGSMLLDDKLNLPPAAELPGTGVQIPHVFVADAAFPLHCNLMPPFPGVGMSMEWQIYNHRHSRTRQVIENTFGIMAARWRILGKPMEFRSEKAVDVVKACVVLHNYLTYTDESNPESKYIPPNFVDADVSGSMQLGEWRKAVANDTNLVHSVDSTQMSTATPTRAALAVQNDLMAFFHSLEVVTAVVC; encoded by the exons ATGGAGcggatgtttttggagttggaGCTCATTGATATAGAAGAACAAAtacttttattgaaaatgttcatGCGTCGGCGAAAGAGACGTTTGCGGAGGTGGTCTGTGCGACCATTACACATGTCAAGGCAGAGAACTGGTGAGTTTACTACACTGGTTCAACAACTCAGGAACATGGATGAAGAAACGCAGTTTCGGTACTTTGGAGTGTCAACGGGCCGATTTGACGACCTTCTTCGCCGCATACAGCCGTTAATTTCACACCAGTGCACGCACAGTATGCCCATTAATGTGGCTCAGAGACTGGCTGTAACCCTGAGGATTTTAGCCTCTGGTGGAAGTCAGCAAGCTGTAGCTGCTCGCTACAAGCTAGGTTCACACACGGTGTCCTCCATCATGTCTGAGGTCTGTAAAGCCTTATGGACAGCGCTTCAGCCAGAGTTTTTACCAAGTCCTTCAACCAGCCACTGGAAAGACATAGCAGCAGATTACTGGAAGCTCTGGAACTTCCCAAACTGTGTTGGAAGTGTGGCTGGAAAACACGTGACTACCAAAGGAAGTCATTCTATGGTGCTGGTGGCAGCGTGTGATGCCAG GTATCGTTTCACAGTGGCAGACGTGAGAGAACATGGAAAAGACAACCATGGTGGCATTTTCAAAGACAGCAAGTTTGGGTCGATGTTGCTTGACGATAAACTTAACCTGCCTCCAGCGGCTGAACTTCCAGGGACAGGAGTCCAGATCCCACATGTATTTGTTGCTGATGCTGCTTTTCCCCTGCACTGCAACCTGATGCCTCCCTTTCCAG GAGTAGGCATGAGCATGGAATGGCAGATCTACAACCACCGCCACTCCAGAACCAGGCAGGTGATTGAGAACACATTCGGCATCATGGCTGCACGGTGGAGAATTCTTGGGAAACCGATGGAGTTCCGATCTGAGAAAGCTGTGGATGTTGTCAAAGCCTGCGTGGTTCTACACAACTACCTCACCTACACAGATGAGAGCAACCCAGAGAGTAAATACATCCCGCCAAATTTTGTAGACGCTGACGTTTCTGGATCGATGCAGCTTGGCGAGTGGAGAAAAGCGGTGGCTAATGACACGAACCTCGTCCACTCAGTGGATTCCACACAGATGTCCACGGCCACTCCCACCAGAGCAGCCTTGGCTGTTCAGAATGACTTGATGGCCTTTTTTCACTCACTGGAAGTGGTGACAGCGGTGGTGTGTTGA